In the candidate division TA06 bacterium genome, CGAGGTGGCCCTGGCCGAGCGGCTCAATTTCATCTCTCCCACCGGTAAGGATAACCGGGTGTTTTTCTGCAACTCCGGGGCCGAGGCGGTGGAGGGGGCCTTAAAGCTGGCCCGCTACCACACCGGACGGCCCCAGTTCATCTCCTTCATCGGAGCCTTCCACGGGCGGACCATGGGGGCGGTCTCTTGCACCGGATCAAAACCCACCCAGAAGAAAGGGTTTTTTCCCACCATGCCCGGCGTTACCCACGTGCCGTATCCCAACTGCTACCGCTGCGTTTTCAACCAGACCTATCCCGGCTGCAGCCTGGAATGCGTCAAATACATAGAAGACACCGTCCTTAAAACCTTCCTGCCGCCGGAGGAGGTGGCCGGGCTGATCATCGAACCCATCCAGGGCGAGGGCGGCTACGTGGTGCCGCCGGCTCCGGCCCTGCAAGCCATCCGCAGGCTGTGCGACAAGCACGGAATACTGCTGATCGCCGACGAGATCCAGTCGGGCATGGGCCGCACCGGGAAATGGTTCGCCATCGAGCACTTCAAGGTGAGGCCGGACATCATCACCCTGGCCAAGGGCATCGCCAGCGGCATGCCGATGGGGGCCATCATCGCCTCGGCCCAGGTCATGAACTGGAAACCAGGCAGCCACGGCAACACCTTCAGCGGGAACCCGGTGTGCTGCGCCGCCGGCATCGCCACCTTTGATCTGATACGGGACGGCCTGATGAAGAACGCCACCGGGGTGGGGGCCTACCTGCTGGCCGAGTTCAAAAGAATGCAGAAAAAATATGACATCATCGGCGACGTGCGGGGCCAGGGCCTGATGATCGGAGTTGAAATTGTGGAAAGCAAAAAGACCAGGACCAAGTCCCACGACAAGATGGAAGCCGTCATCCAGGAAGCCTTCAAGCGCGGTCTGCTGACGCTGGGCTGCGGCACCAACACCTTAAGGATCTGCCCGCCTTTAGTCATCTCCAAAGATGAGGCCAAGGTGGGGCTGGAGATCATCGAACAGTGCATTAAGCAGGTCAGCCGAAAAACATAAACAGAGAGATTTTTGCGCAAGGAACTTTTACCACGGAGTGGCGCCTGCCTGGCCTCGATACAGTCGGTGATTGAGTGCCCCGCCTGGCTTCGATAAGGCCTTTGGCCACTCAGCCGGCGGCGGGGCGTATCGAAACCACCGACCACTCGGCCAACGTCAGGTAGGCCATCAGCGGTTAGTTTTGCAGGGTTTCAGAAAGCCATAATAAATCATAAATATATAGGAGCGGCGATATGTCCAAAAGCAAAGATATGATCCGGATGACCGAGAAATACGGAGCCCATAACTACCGCCCGCTGCCGGTGGTAATCGGCAAAGCCCAGGGGATCTGGGTCTGGGACGTGGAGGGGAAAAAATATTTAGACATGCTTTCGGCCTACTCGGCGGTCAACCAGGGGCACCGGCATCCGGCCATCATCAAGGCCATGACCAGGCAGGCAGGCCGCCTGACCCTGACCAGCCGGGCCTTTCACAATGATCAGTTGGGGCCGTTCCTGAGGAAGCTCTGCCAGTATTCCCAAATGGAGGCCGCCCTCCCCATGAACACCGGGGCCGAAGCGGTGGAGACCGCCATCAAGCTGGCCCGCAAGTGGGGCTACGAAAAAAAGAAGATCACCAGGAACCAGGCCGAGATCATAGTCTGCGCCGAAAACTTCCACGGCCGCACCACCACCATCGTCAGCTTTTCCACCGACCCCGACGCCTACGAGGGATTCGGGCCGGCCGCCCCGGGCTTCAAGATTGTTCCCTATAACAGCCCCGAGGAGGTGGAGAAGGCCATCACCCTCAACACCGTGGCCTTCATGGTGGAGCCGATTCAGGGCGAGGCCGGGGTTATAGTTCCCAATAAGGGTTATTTGACCAAGTGCAAGGAGATCTGTCGCCGCCACAATATACTATTCATTTTAGACGAGGTCCAGACCGGATTCTGCCGCACCGGCAAGCCCTTCTGCTGGCAGCACGAGAACGCCAAGCCGGACGTGATGATAGTGGGCAAGGCCCTGGGCGGCGGGATCTATCCGGTCTCGGCGGTTTTAACCCGATGGAACGTGATGGAGGTGATCAAGCCCGGCCAGCACGGCAGCACCTTCGGCGGCAACCCGCTGGCATGCGCCATCGGCAGCGCGGCCCTGGATGTCCTGAAAAAAGAGGCCCTGGACAGGAAAGCCCGGGAGATGGGAGACTATTTCCGCAAGCAGCTCCGGGCCTTAAAGACCAACAAGATCAAGGAGGTCCGCGGCATTGGACTGTTGACCGGGATGGAGCTGCGTCCAGAGGCCGGCAAGGCCCGCCCCTACTGCGAACGAATGATGAAACTGGGGATGCTGGCCAAGGACACCCACGCCCAGACCATTCGTTTTGCCCCGCCCTTAGTGATCACCAAGAAGGAAGTGGACTGGGCGGTCAAGCTGATAGCCAAGGCGCTGGAGATGGACGTGCCGGTGGCCAAAACCGAAACGCACTGAGGATAAGTAAAAATACTTTTGCGCAGATACATAAAAAGGCGGCCTTCTATTTTAGGCCGCCTTTTTCAGTGATTGCTAAACCGAAGTATTCTAAACGAAATAATATTGACTAATGATAGATATTTTGTTATACTAAATTAAGTTGTAAAGGAGTAAAAACATGAAAAAACCAAACCCCCCTCAAATAAAGGACGCTATATTTATAAGTAGCGTCATTGGGAATCTATTGCAAGCGATAGGGCAAGCGGAAAAGGCAAAAAATTTGCAGACGGCTCAAAATGCATTAAGCAGAGTTACTGCAGAGCGTGAATATTTGAAAAGCCAATTACGTTTATGGATTACCGATAACGCAAAACTTAAAAATCATGCGTTGCAGCTTGAAAAAGAAATGAGTGAATTGCGTAAAATGACCGAGGCACTTAGCCAACAGATTTATTCGTTAAAAAGGCAGCAAAACGAAAATGATAGTATGATTGTCAAGTTGAAAAAAGAAAATGAAGAGTTGAGGAAAGACAATAAAAAATGAATTTCGTAAATGTTGAGAACAAACAAAAAGCGCTGGAAAGGGCTTCTTTTCTTACTGCCAGGAAAGTATCAATTTTTACCAGGGCGGTAAGTAAACACAATATAGTTATTTTTAAACCGTCGCCTGCAAGGCCGTCTGTTTATGGTTCTCAACAGATAAAATACCGGCCAGGTGAAATGCAATTATTATTAAACAGCGCAATTTATAAGAAATTAAGCGACGGCACGTGGTTTGCTGAAATCCCGAGTTGTAAGGGAGTTTGGGTAAATCAGACCGATAAACGCGAGTGCGAAAAAGAATTGAGTGAAGTCTTGGCGGAGTGGCGAATGTTGAAACAACCGGTAAAAACGCGGCGCGGGGCATTGGCGGCATAATATGCCGGGCAATATTAAACGAAGGGAATTGATACGTGGGCTTGGATTGTTCGGTTTTACCGGCCCCTATCCGGGCGGCAAGCATCAATTCATGATAAAGGGCGAGCTTAAGTTGCGTGTGCCTAACCCTCATGGGTCGGGCGATATTGGGATAGACCTGTTAAGACAAATCTTGCGGCAAGCAGGAATATCTTTGGTAGAGTGGGAAAGTAAACTAAAATGATTATTCAATAGTTAAAAGGCTATAAACTAAGGTTGCCAAAAGAAAGGCCGTTCCTAATTTGAAGGGAACGGCCTTTCTTTTTACGAAAAATAGAAACTGCCATTAAAAGGACAGTTTCTATTTTTTATTGGTTTTTATCCATGGCAATACAGAACTGATAAACTCATCGATGAGTTTCAACGAGTTTGGATCCAATTTGTCTAATCTTTCCGCGATATGATGGAGCCTTATTTCTTTTTCGGTGGCTGGTTTGCCTTTGGGTATGGTTATCAGTTGATGAATGCTGATGCCCAAGGCAACGGCTATCTTTCCGGCGGTATTAAGCGAGGGGTTGAACACTCCCCGCTCCAACGCCCCGATGGAAGTATAGTCCAAGTCCGTCCGCTCGGCCAATTGTTCCTGGGTCAGGCCCCGGGCTTTTCGCAGTTCGCGAATGCGCCTGCCAAGTGTCTTCTTTTGCGATTCCATATCGTGTCCTTTTTCATAACTTTACCAAAAGGAACAGAAATAATTAACAGATAAAACACAAGATTTATCTTGACATAATACGAGTATTTATCGTATAATAATGATAACAAAAAACCACAAACCATTAAAAAGGAGTCCCACCATGTCAAAAAGGTTCCTTCCCCTCTTTGTGCTGGCCATTCTTCTGTCGGCACAGTTATGCTTTGCCCAAAGCATTTCAAAAGATGTCGTACCAGCGGCAAACACAGCAAGATGTTTTGCCG is a window encoding:
- a CDS encoding acetyl ornithine aminotransferase family protein, with product MSSLKRPILKTTLPGPRAKAIVKRDQCSLSPSYTRDYPAVIDRGQGVWLTDVDGNVMLDFCAGIAVNSTGHSHPKVVEAIQRQAEKFIHFSGTDFYYEPEVALAERLNFISPTGKDNRVFFCNSGAEAVEGALKLARYHTGRPQFISFIGAFHGRTMGAVSCTGSKPTQKKGFFPTMPGVTHVPYPNCYRCVFNQTYPGCSLECVKYIEDTVLKTFLPPEEVAGLIIEPIQGEGGYVVPPAPALQAIRRLCDKHGILLIADEIQSGMGRTGKWFAIEHFKVRPDIITLAKGIASGMPMGAIIASAQVMNWKPGSHGNTFSGNPVCCAAGIATFDLIRDGLMKNATGVGAYLLAEFKRMQKKYDIIGDVRGQGLMIGVEIVESKKTRTKSHDKMEAVIQEAFKRGLLTLGCGTNTLRICPPLVISKDEAKVGLEIIEQCIKQVSRKT
- the rocD gene encoding ornithine--oxo-acid transaminase; translated protein: MSKSKDMIRMTEKYGAHNYRPLPVVIGKAQGIWVWDVEGKKYLDMLSAYSAVNQGHRHPAIIKAMTRQAGRLTLTSRAFHNDQLGPFLRKLCQYSQMEAALPMNTGAEAVETAIKLARKWGYEKKKITRNQAEIIVCAENFHGRTTTIVSFSTDPDAYEGFGPAAPGFKIVPYNSPEEVEKAITLNTVAFMVEPIQGEAGVIVPNKGYLTKCKEICRRHNILFILDEVQTGFCRTGKPFCWQHENAKPDVMIVGKALGGGIYPVSAVLTRWNVMEVIKPGQHGSTFGGNPLACAIGSAALDVLKKEALDRKAREMGDYFRKQLRALKTNKIKEVRGIGLLTGMELRPEAGKARPYCERMMKLGMLAKDTHAQTIRFAPPLVITKKEVDWAVKLIAKALEMDVPVAKTETH
- a CDS encoding type II toxin-antitoxin system HicA family toxin, producing the protein MPGNIKRRELIRGLGLFGFTGPYPGGKHQFMIKGELKLRVPNPHGSGDIGIDLLRQILRQAGISLVEWESKLK
- a CDS encoding helix-turn-helix transcriptional regulator, whose protein sequence is MESQKKTLGRRIRELRKARGLTQEQLAERTDLDYTSIGALERGVFNPSLNTAGKIAVALGISIHQLITIPKGKPATEKEIRLHHIAERLDKLDPNSLKLIDEFISSVLPWIKTNKK